Within Mytilus edulis chromosome 10, xbMytEdul2.2, whole genome shotgun sequence, the genomic segment CTTGCCCATCAAGAgggttaaagaaaaaaaacaattcaagacTAAATCGAGATATCTAATTcattatttcataatttaaattaaTAACTTGTTTATTCCATAGTACAAGTTATCAAGCAATTGTACTGAAGGAATGCTGGACTGTCCATTGATGAACCCCCAACCTACAGCTATTTCGTCAGGTAAGTGTCTAACGGTTCACTGGGATATAGAACTATGTCAATTCTTTAGGTCTTTTGTTCGATCGACAGTAAACTTCTTTGCAAAAGTGGAGCGTCTTTAATATTTGGCTGTGTTGGTGTATAATTCGTAGTCTCGTCttgtcagaatggggacgttaattCTGATGCATCAAGCTATGATTATAAAGCCAAGTTCATTGCACTTGGAGAACCCAACAAGTCTCTGAGTATTGATATCGTATGTGGCTTCCTTTCTCCTTGCCAAAttgttaagcctcggtcacaccttaccatatagctcgaacggacgcctaacggataacttttttcaatccgttcatgtccgttagacgtccgttcttatccgttagacgtccgtccatgtccgttaagcgtacgttttatctgtcgacgtccgttctgtccggtggaaaattttgagcatgttcaaaactttgaacggacgtccaacggataaaatgtccgttgaacgtccgttatgcgtccgttttgtacggtactcgtccgtttcatttccgttttgtatccgttacgtgtccgttatacatccgttggaggtctggaagataaattcaccaacggacctCTACCGggcgtttaacggataaaacggatctgaaacggataaatgccaattgaaaatttagaaatgccaattattggtatgtcagatttcttaaggttcattaaatcttattattcataatcgatcttagagtatggGCACGCCTTCACATTGAATCAATCAGTTCTttttcaggccagacactgccctttggcggaatttttgaagaacaaaccaaaaccagttacacagaaacattttgaatatttattcgattatatgtattattattgtcgcctttgatttttccgtataccttgtttatccgttttatccggtacgcttccgttaggtgtccgttttatgcggtactcgtccgttggatgtacgttagacatccgttctgtccggtacgtgtccgtttctcgtacgttgcatatccggtgtgtttCCGTTATGCATCCtttaaggaagtacaccactaattcatggtcccattgctttctatgttaaattcctccgtttcaagtaggcacacctcttttgttttaagttcaaataaagtggcaatcattgcatttcaaagcaacactttatggtgtcttgtactgaaaaaatcaacatacctttaattgcatataagaaagaactggttcccggaactttggatgtaccaaaacaggtacttcagatctgacaaacagacaaaatgtaccctctttttaaaatttggtgcattttttttaacattcaaaatcaaaagtccaaaagtgttttacaatgatcaccagtccttcagctttcattcgataccaaaaatacctaaatattcttcatattttgaaagttacactcatgcgtaggaactattttgtgttaaatatgtactactttctggtatgtgctttctggccgggcctgaattagtggtgttacaccttaaacgtccgttttattcggtcagtacatcaacggactcccaacggataacaattttgtcaacggaaaacttttattttcatccgttaggcgtccgttcgtgctatccggtaaggtgtgaacGAGGCTTTAtacattctattttttttaacttcaaattaGCGCCTTTATCACTGGCTACTCGCTGTTGCAGGCGCTGTTTACTGTATCAATTTTTCGTTTATTCTCATGAACATGCATGTCATATTTGACACCCTTAGCTTTCATATGTTTAGGTTGGAGCGTTGCTGATGAACGTCAACCCAGGAAAATGCGTGGACGCACCTAATTTATTAGGTGTAATTTCGTGTATTTGACCGATGCCAGAATTATGAAATCTCGCGGTAATCATCAGCTCAGAAGTCATTTCTTCAGCATTgacaagatttataaaaaaaaatatagtagcagcaaaattataataaattccaCATTTTTCgtacatattatttatttgttactTATGTCTTTGACTCTGGAATAATTAATAAGTTCACACAGCTTTAATGTTGAGAAATGTTATTAGTTAAAGGGCTGATATTATTgtcaaaatgaaattaatttttgTTAAGAGCGCTTTTTGTAACTCATTCGGGTTTTAAATTTatcattaattaattaattaattaatgaaacaattaaatttttTCATCTTCAGAAGAACCTttaatgtgtttatttatttgtgGGACAGGTGTCCAAACAGATTCTTGGACTCAATGGTCATCATGCACAAAAACCTGTGATATTGGAATACAAAGTCGTTGCAGATATaacaatacaaatcaaaatattgaGTATGAAGAGCAGTATTGCAACACTCAGTACTGTCCAGgtatttgaaatcattttttgttCTTAGTTAGTAGACTACGGATTtcagaaaaaacaacaacttaaCTTAAACCCGCAGCATGTGTATATATTGAAACCCACAACCTAATTGATTGTGGGTGtattcaattttcaataacatttaaagaaattaaattcTATCAGCCTAATTCATAGTTAGTAATGTGTAACAACACCTTATGAAGGAAAGCATTTTACATTTGTGATCTTTTGTTTCGTTGTAAACATTCTTACATTTATGTCAGACATTATACCATGACCATGCTGACTGCAACAATAAATTTATTTGCAAGGCAGATAAAACGAAAATGTAGGCTTGCAGCGAATAAAGCAATCAATTGCAGAgaagatgttttattttgaacagaTTAAAACAGTCACTTATACAAGAATTGTAAAGGTTGAACATGAATATCTAAATATGTAAATGATAAGGACTTCTTTGTATATGCAAACAGTTTAGACATGGATGTTCGCTGTGCCACAAATAGTATTAGAATGTAGCTCTTAGTAGTTCAATCATGATGCCCAActgttttatcaatttaaatagttatcaaaggcaccaggattataatttgatacgccagacgcgcgtttcgtctacataagagtcatcagtgacgctcagataaaaaaaaaagttacattttaCAGGTGTAGATCTAAGCTGCAATACAACTTACGATTGTCATAGACAAACAAGATGGAGTTTATACTTTGAATGCAAAAACAATGTCTGTCGATGCTCGCTTGGAGATGAATATAACAAGTATAATTGTTTCGGTAAGTTCTAATTGGAAAATTTGCAATACTATTTCTAATAATTCAATCACTGTTTGGGGTTCTGACTTAAGAAAAACATTTCGTCCCAGAGCATATCATCAGTCCAGTTATTAGAACTTTCTTGTTGACATgacatatcaaatatatataatatcgtGATAAAATGTCGAATAATTCCAAACACTTACGTAGGGGTTTTCAAATAAAGCAAAATAACAAAAGccttttgtatttcatttttagccatggcgttgtcagtttgttttagatttatgagtttgactgtccctttggtagctttcgtccctcttttatcgaaATCTGCGGTTTTCGATGAACACGAATGTATTTGACTTAACACATAAACTGTTTGAAGGCAAGCGTCACTGATAAATAGCAAGTGAAGACAATCGAATCTTGCGTCCCAACTTATAAACATGCTATATTCGACCATTTGGTTAGTTTACTGGTAGAATGTCTAATTTGGTATAACTCCTTAGAGGGGGAAAAGAGGTAGGATTGTAGGTTTAACAGTTGGAAAATAATTATCGTCATCTGTGAAAGAGATTTTATATAACAGTCAAGCAACTGGTGATGGCGTCCGCATACatttcgaagggatgatttcaacacCTTTCTTGTGAGACGCAaccttctatcaaggaaatcaagaTAAGAAATGACAGTTTTGAATAACGTACCTACTTAAAATTACATACTCCTTATGCAGGATATGCTGAAAAGTTGCTACACATAACAAAAATTGGtataataacatgtataataaaatactTTACTTTTCGAAACAACAATAATGCAACAATTGTGTGTATAAAAAGGATGAAACCATTAtgtaaaaattactaaaaaaacagTTACTAGTAAACAAACTTTAAGATATATAAGAAACGATAAACACTTGATTTATTGTATTTGAACCCAACTTTAAATGAAACTTTAAATTAACGCaaaaattcatttatttgatatttgtctATTTCTAAATAGGTAAAGTTGGAAACTGTGTAATACGGGAGGAACCTCAAACAGCACTCGGATACAAAGATCCTTCAGATGCATATTCAAATCACAATCAACTTGAAAGCTGCACAACGAATGACAACTCCATTTATGAATTACATGTTATCAGCATTTTTGGAATCGACGAGGTCTATGAGGTTTCCGTTAAACCACGTGGTCCTGTCAGTAAACCCATAATACTCGTTCTGATATCGTACTCGGGCTCTTCAGTCCATTGGCGATTAGACAACCCTGTCGGATTGTACAAAGTGTTGATTGGGGTAGGTGAAAGAGGACTTTAAGTCAGTTAGAATATGTTTACAAGAAAAAACGTATACGGGTAACCTGCTCGTGAAGTGGTATCTGCATTTAAGAATACGCAAAATTGGTTacattattgttttctttataaattaaacTATGGCTATAAATACATTGATAGTGAAATTCCtagaaagaaaaatgaaaatacaaaggGACTCTCAAAATCATAATTCGTAAATTGCCACTTACATGATACCAAAGACAAAATCAATACATTGAACACTTTATACATTTAATGCATCAaacttactttttttaatttaccttttaGGTACGGGTAAAGCCAAATGTTTGAAAACTAATGATGTTTTAAAACCATAACATTTCAATTGATAAAGAAACAAAAATGActtaaaaaataacttaatttatGTAAGGTCAATTTGCCTGTAgcagttgaaacatttttttctgaatattttttgaCTTATAGACGGACCAGTTTACAAaagtttgttataaattatgtccATTCCTGAAGAATTGTCTACTGAGCTGAGGATATCTGAGGTGGCTATTAGTCCAGAAGCAGTTGTATTAATCCAGTGctgttaaaaatgaaaaactgGACTTTATTACTGTCAACAGCAGAGacacttaagtgcaacaaaaaacaaacgacaatgcaacacacacacacacacacacacacacacataatcgaactataagataacaactgccattttactgagttggtacaggacattttaagaacgaaatggtgggttgaacctggttttatggctagccaaacttcgcacttttatggcaatgttaaaattggtaccgttattgtTAATAAATTAAACTCTGAACAGTGACACATTTGGttaattacatgtttatattacagaatgtaattatttatgaaaaatatggTTAAAGCGCCGCATT encodes:
- the LOC139490494 gene encoding uncharacterized protein is translated as MLDCPLMNPQPTAISSGVQTDSWTQWSSCTKTCDIGIQSRCRYNNTNQNIEYEEQYCNTQYCPGVDLSCNTTYDCHRQTRWSLYFECKNNVCRCSLGDEYNKYNCFGKVGNCVIREEPQTALGYKDPSDAYSNHNQLESCTTNDNSIYELHVISIFGIDEVYEVSVKPRGPVSKPIILVLISYSGSSVHWRLDNPVGLYKVLIGGFRSINKTVEKNSSSKCSFEATQRFDIGYFFFNDYVPDLIKLSNEFGPITSYTRYLEIWSKTTPRIILEVGGSPLQVLTRDYTYDASQLSCESPTPPLPPPPL